One part of the Anaeromyxobacter sp. Fw109-5 genome encodes these proteins:
- a CDS encoding aminotransferase class I/II-fold pyridoxal phosphate-dependent enzyme, with amino-acid sequence MVVRIEDVAPVVREAQYAVRGPIVARAQELERQGREVIYCNIGNPQSLGQRPLSWVRQVLAIAEWPELLERVPAGTFAADVVAVAREVLRGSEHGLGAYTESKGYHFVREAVAAFIRDRDGIEADAEHVYLTDGASKGVQSVLRLLVTDARDGILIPIPQYPLYSATITLYGGTAIPYHLDESARWSLSLADLERSFDQARAKGIRPRAICVINPGNPTGAVLDEANVEDVLRFARERGLAVLADEVYQANVYLPGDRFVSFASVLERLGFRDVSLFSFHSVSKGFLGECGQRGGYLECRNVPAAVMDEITKLQSIALCANSAGQIVTYLLVRPPRPGEPSHATYVRERDEVLESLRRRAALLERGLSAIPGITCNPVAGAMYAFPRISLPEGATDSEWCLGLLEETGICVVPGSGFGQQPGTWHFRTTILPPVDRLEAVVERIGRFHRSFCERRAR; translated from the coding sequence ATGGTCGTCCGAATCGAAGACGTCGCGCCGGTGGTGCGCGAGGCCCAGTACGCCGTCCGAGGCCCGATCGTCGCCCGCGCCCAGGAGCTCGAGCGGCAGGGGCGCGAGGTCATCTACTGCAACATCGGCAATCCGCAGTCCCTCGGGCAGCGGCCGCTGTCGTGGGTACGGCAGGTGCTCGCGATCGCCGAGTGGCCGGAGCTGCTGGAGCGCGTGCCCGCCGGCACGTTCGCCGCCGACGTCGTCGCCGTCGCGCGCGAGGTGCTCCGCGGCTCGGAGCACGGCCTGGGCGCCTACACCGAGAGCAAGGGGTACCACTTCGTGCGGGAGGCGGTGGCCGCCTTCATCCGCGATCGCGACGGCATCGAGGCCGACGCCGAGCACGTGTACCTGACCGACGGCGCGAGCAAGGGCGTCCAGTCGGTGCTGCGGCTCCTCGTCACCGACGCCCGCGACGGCATCCTCATCCCCATCCCCCAGTACCCGCTCTACTCCGCGACGATCACCCTCTACGGCGGCACGGCCATCCCTTACCACCTCGACGAGAGCGCGCGCTGGTCGCTCTCCCTCGCCGACCTGGAGCGCTCCTTCGACCAGGCCCGCGCGAAGGGCATCCGGCCGCGCGCCATCTGCGTCATCAACCCCGGCAACCCCACCGGCGCCGTGCTCGACGAGGCGAACGTCGAGGACGTCCTCAGGTTCGCGCGCGAGCGCGGGCTCGCGGTGCTCGCCGACGAGGTCTACCAGGCCAACGTCTACCTGCCCGGCGACCGCTTCGTGTCGTTCGCGAGCGTGCTCGAGCGGCTCGGCTTCCGCGACGTCTCGCTGTTCAGCTTCCACTCCGTCTCGAAGGGCTTCCTCGGCGAGTGCGGGCAACGGGGAGGCTACCTCGAGTGCCGCAACGTGCCGGCCGCGGTGATGGACGAGATCACGAAGCTCCAGTCGATCGCGCTGTGCGCGAACTCCGCCGGGCAGATCGTGACCTACCTGCTCGTGCGGCCGCCGCGGCCCGGCGAGCCGTCGCACGCGACGTACGTCCGCGAGCGGGACGAGGTCCTCGAGAGCCTGCGCCGCCGCGCGGCCCTCCTCGAGCGCGGCCTGTCCGCCATCCCCGGGATCACCTGCAACCCGGTCGCCGGGGCGATGTACGCCTTCCCGCGGATCTCGCTCCCCGAGGGCGCGACCGACTCCGAGTGGTGCCTCGGCCTGCTCGAGGAGACGGGGATCTGCGTGGTGCCCGGCTCCGGCTTCGGCCAGCAGCCCGGCACCTGGCATTTCCGCACGACCATCCTGCCGCCGGTCGACCGGCTGGAGGCGGTGGTGGAGCGGATCGGCCGGTTCCACCGGAGCTTCTGCGAGCGGCGCGCGCGGTAG
- the fdnG gene encoding formate dehydrogenase-N subunit alpha, translating into MNLSRRQFLKLTSSGIGATSLGVLGFAPDGVLADVRNFKLASTTQTRNTCPYCSVSCGVIMYGLGDRAKNARMRLVHVEGDPDHPVNRGTLCPKGAALLDFVNSPHRLKFPEYRAPGSTEWQRVTWEWALDRIARLMKDDRDKNFIAQNAAGVTVNRWTTVGMLAASASSNESGYLTHKVFRSMGMTAMDNQARVUHGPTVAGLAPSFGRGAMTNHWADIKNANVVVVMGGNPAEAHPCGFKWVTEAKAHNKARLIVVDPRFTRTAAVADQFVQIRPGSDIAFLGGVINYLLSNDAIQHEYVKAYTNASLIVREDYAFEDGLFSGYDEAGRKYDKTTWTYELGPDGYAKVDPTLQDPRCVFQLLKKHYARYTPEVVSSVTGAGKEEFLQVCKTIASTAPPDRTMTSLYALGWTQHTVGAQNIRAMAMIQLLLGNVGMAGGGVNALRGHSNIQGLTDLGVLSDLLPGYLTIPKETDKDLDTYLAARTLKPLRPGQMSYWQNYPKFFVSLQKAWWGNAATKENQWAYEYLPKLDKLYDILTVFDLMHQGKVNGYICQGFNPLAAAPNKGKNIEALAKLKFLVVIDPLVTETSTFWKNAGEFNPVDSAKIETEVFRLPSGCFAEEDGSLTNSGRWLQWHYKGAEPPGEAKTDLEIMGELFHKVRTLYVKEGGAFPDPIVKLAWPYAVPNRPSAEEVAREYNGWALADLPDPKDKTKVLVKRGDQLTTFGQLTDDGSTASGCWIYTGSYTDKNNMARRDTSDPSGLGLTPSWGWAWPLNRRVLYNAASCDPTGKPWDPRRALVKWNGEKWVGADVPDFKVDQPPESESGMSPFIMNPEGMGRLFAVDKMADGPFPEHYEPFESPLVKNPMHERAVASTNPAARIFAADKAALGTSDKFPYAATTYRLTEHFHFWSKHVQMLAVVQPEQFVEIGEALAKEKGIRNGEKIRVRSNRGEIVAKAVVTKRIRPLTIAGKTVHTVGIPIHWGFEGLTKPGYLANTLTPFVGDANVQTPEFKAFIVNVEKLSVA; encoded by the coding sequence ATGAACCTCTCGCGACGGCAGTTCCTCAAGCTCACCTCGTCGGGAATCGGCGCCACCAGCCTCGGCGTGCTCGGCTTCGCGCCGGACGGCGTGCTGGCCGACGTCCGGAACTTCAAGCTCGCCTCGACGACGCAGACGCGGAACACGTGCCCGTACTGCTCGGTCAGCTGCGGCGTCATCATGTACGGCCTCGGCGATCGCGCGAAGAACGCGCGCATGCGTCTCGTCCACGTCGAGGGGGATCCGGATCACCCGGTGAACCGCGGCACGCTCTGCCCGAAGGGCGCGGCCCTGCTCGACTTCGTGAACAGCCCGCACCGGCTCAAGTTCCCCGAGTACCGCGCGCCCGGCTCGACCGAGTGGCAGCGGGTCACCTGGGAATGGGCGCTCGACCGGATCGCGCGCCTCATGAAGGACGATCGCGACAAGAACTTCATCGCGCAGAACGCGGCCGGCGTGACGGTGAACCGCTGGACCACGGTGGGGATGCTCGCCGCGAGCGCGTCGTCGAACGAGTCCGGCTACCTCACGCACAAGGTGTTCCGCTCCATGGGCATGACCGCCATGGACAACCAAGCACGTGTTTGACACGGACCCACGGTGGCCGGTCTGGCCCCCTCGTTCGGCCGTGGCGCGATGACGAATCACTGGGCGGACATCAAGAACGCCAACGTCGTCGTCGTGATGGGCGGTAACCCCGCGGAGGCTCACCCCTGCGGCTTCAAGTGGGTGACGGAGGCGAAGGCCCACAACAAGGCGCGCCTCATCGTGGTCGATCCGCGCTTCACGCGCACCGCCGCGGTCGCCGATCAGTTCGTGCAGATCAGGCCCGGCAGCGACATCGCGTTCCTGGGCGGCGTCATCAACTATCTCCTCTCGAACGACGCCATCCAGCACGAATACGTGAAGGCGTACACCAACGCGTCCCTGATCGTGCGCGAGGACTACGCCTTCGAGGACGGGCTGTTCTCGGGCTACGACGAGGCCGGCCGCAAGTACGACAAGACCACCTGGACGTACGAGCTCGGGCCGGACGGCTACGCCAAGGTCGATCCGACGCTCCAGGATCCGCGCTGCGTGTTCCAGCTCCTGAAGAAGCACTACGCCCGCTACACGCCGGAGGTCGTGTCCTCGGTCACCGGCGCGGGCAAGGAGGAGTTCCTCCAGGTCTGCAAGACCATCGCGTCCACCGCGCCGCCCGACCGGACCATGACGAGCCTCTACGCGCTCGGCTGGACCCAGCACACCGTCGGGGCACAGAACATCCGCGCGATGGCGATGATCCAGCTCCTGCTCGGCAACGTGGGGATGGCGGGCGGTGGCGTGAACGCGCTCCGCGGCCACTCGAACATCCAGGGGCTCACCGACCTCGGCGTCCTCTCGGACCTGCTGCCCGGCTACCTCACCATCCCGAAGGAGACCGACAAGGACCTCGACACCTACCTCGCGGCCCGCACGCTGAAGCCGCTGCGGCCCGGGCAGATGAGCTACTGGCAGAACTACCCCAAGTTCTTCGTCTCGCTGCAGAAGGCGTGGTGGGGCAACGCCGCGACGAAGGAGAACCAGTGGGCCTACGAGTACCTGCCCAAGCTCGACAAGCTCTACGACATCCTCACCGTGTTCGACCTCATGCACCAGGGGAAGGTGAACGGGTACATCTGCCAGGGCTTCAACCCGCTCGCCGCCGCGCCGAACAAGGGGAAGAACATCGAGGCGCTGGCGAAGCTCAAGTTCCTCGTCGTGATCGATCCGCTCGTCACCGAGACCTCCACGTTCTGGAAGAACGCGGGTGAGTTCAACCCGGTCGACAGCGCGAAGATCGAGACGGAGGTGTTCCGGCTGCCGTCCGGCTGCTTCGCCGAGGAGGACGGCTCGCTCACGAACTCCGGGCGGTGGCTGCAGTGGCACTACAAGGGCGCCGAGCCGCCCGGCGAGGCGAAGACCGACCTCGAGATCATGGGCGAGCTGTTCCACAAGGTCCGCACCCTCTACGTGAAGGAGGGAGGGGCGTTCCCGGACCCCATCGTGAAGCTCGCCTGGCCGTACGCGGTCCCGAACCGGCCGTCGGCCGAGGAGGTCGCGCGCGAGTACAACGGCTGGGCGCTCGCCGATCTCCCCGATCCGAAGGACAAGACGAAGGTGCTGGTGAAGCGCGGTGACCAGCTCACGACGTTCGGGCAGCTCACCGACGACGGCTCCACCGCGTCCGGCTGCTGGATCTACACCGGCAGCTACACCGACAAGAACAACATGGCGCGCCGCGACACCTCCGATCCGAGCGGGCTCGGGCTGACGCCGTCATGGGGATGGGCGTGGCCGCTCAACCGGCGCGTCCTCTACAACGCGGCGTCGTGCGATCCGACGGGGAAGCCCTGGGACCCGCGCCGCGCGCTCGTGAAGTGGAACGGCGAGAAGTGGGTCGGCGCCGACGTGCCCGACTTCAAGGTGGACCAACCGCCCGAATCCGAGTCCGGGATGTCGCCGTTCATCATGAACCCGGAGGGCATGGGGCGGCTCTTCGCCGTCGACAAGATGGCCGACGGGCCGTTCCCCGAGCACTACGAGCCGTTCGAGAGCCCGCTCGTGAAGAACCCGATGCACGAGCGGGCCGTGGCGAGCACCAACCCCGCGGCGCGCATCTTCGCGGCGGACAAGGCCGCGCTCGGCACCTCGGACAAGTTCCCGTACGCCGCGACCACTTACCGGCTGACCGAGCACTTCCACTTCTGGTCGAAGCACGTCCAGATGCTCGCGGTGGTCCAGCCGGAGCAGTTCGTCGAGATCGGCGAGGCGCTCGCGAAGGAGAAGGGAATCCGGAACGGCGAGAAGATCCGGGTGCGCTCGAACCGGGGCGAGATCGTCGCCAAGGCGGTGGTCACGAAGCGCATCCGGCCGCTCACGATCGCGGGGAAGACCGTCCACACCGTGGGGATCCCGATCCACTGGGGCTTCGAGGGCCTCACCAAACCCGGGTACCTCGCGAACACCCTGACGCCGTTCGTCGGTGACGCGAACGTGCAGACCCCCGAGTTCAAGGCGTTCATCGTGAACGTCGAGAAGCTCTCGGTGGCGTGA
- the fdxH gene encoding formate dehydrogenase subunit beta, translated as MALESLDIRRRSASQTSPPDVRKHTEVAKLIDISRCIGCKACQVACMEWNDVRDDVGVLDGTYNNPIDLTDRSWTVMRFYEEEIAEKGLQWLIVKDGCLHCADPGCLKACPAPGAIVQYSNGIVDFKQDNCIGCGYCQTGCPFNIPRYGVTDGKAYKCTLCSDRVGVGLEPACIKTCPTQALSFGTKEDMIDIANARLVDLKERGFEKAAVYDPPGVGGTHVFYVMPHGDPALYRMPRDASISPLVALWRSGFARTLGVLTMVSVAVAGFFHWMKVGPVDPDARPPREEE; from the coding sequence ATGGCGCTCGAATCGCTCGACATCCGCCGCCGCTCCGCGAGCCAGACGTCGCCGCCCGACGTGCGCAAGCACACCGAGGTCGCGAAGCTCATCGACATCTCGCGCTGCATCGGCTGCAAGGCCTGCCAGGTGGCGTGCATGGAGTGGAACGACGTCCGCGACGACGTCGGCGTCCTCGACGGCACGTACAACAACCCGATCGACCTCACCGACCGCTCCTGGACGGTGATGCGCTTCTACGAGGAGGAGATCGCCGAGAAGGGCCTGCAGTGGCTCATCGTGAAGGACGGCTGCCTGCACTGCGCCGACCCCGGCTGCCTCAAGGCCTGCCCGGCGCCCGGCGCGATCGTGCAGTACTCGAACGGCATCGTCGACTTCAAGCAGGACAACTGCATCGGCTGCGGCTACTGCCAGACCGGCTGCCCGTTCAACATCCCGCGCTACGGCGTCACCGACGGCAAGGCGTACAAGTGTACGCTCTGCTCCGACCGGGTGGGGGTGGGCCTCGAGCCCGCGTGCATCAAGACCTGTCCGACCCAGGCCCTCAGCTTCGGGACGAAGGAGGACATGATCGACATCGCCAACGCGCGCCTCGTGGATCTCAAGGAGCGCGGCTTCGAGAAGGCGGCGGTCTACGACCCGCCGGGCGTCGGCGGGACGCACGTGTTCTACGTGATGCCGCACGGGGACCCCGCGCTGTACCGGATGCCTCGCGACGCGAGCATCTCGCCGCTCGTGGCGCTGTGGCGCAGCGGGTTCGCCCGGACGCTCGGCGTGCTCACCATGGTCTCGGTCGCGGTGGCCGGGTTCTTCCACTGGATGAAGGTCGGCCCGGTCGATCCCGACGCCCGGCCGCCGCGCGAGGAGGAGTAG
- a CDS encoding formate dehydrogenase subunit gamma yields the protein MANETQRTFTPPPAVPPGPQRGPSHHFATTRPPDAIQRYSTTERLTHWAVALLYIVLFLSGLAMFHPFFYWISFLFGTPTFMRILHPFLGVALAVLFFAYAARLWKENTFSAADRQWLRRMFAYMNGRDEARVEGKYNAGQKAMYWSMIVMVLGLLVTGLFIWRPYIAPAVPLTGRQIAVVLHAIFGFIMFVGIGIHIYAAIWTRGSMRAMTQGWVTRRWARYHHPGWYERHAPKEPVR from the coding sequence ATGGCGAACGAGACGCAGCGGACCTTCACGCCGCCGCCGGCGGTCCCGCCCGGGCCCCAGCGTGGCCCGAGCCATCACTTCGCGACGACCCGGCCGCCGGACGCGATCCAGCGCTACTCGACGACCGAGCGGCTCACGCACTGGGCGGTGGCGCTCCTGTACATCGTGCTGTTCCTGTCCGGCCTCGCGATGTTCCACCCGTTCTTCTACTGGATCTCGTTCCTGTTCGGCACGCCGACGTTCATGCGGATCCTGCACCCCTTCCTCGGGGTCGCGCTCGCCGTGCTGTTCTTCGCCTATGCGGCCCGGCTCTGGAAGGAGAACACCTTCAGCGCCGCGGATCGGCAGTGGCTGCGCCGGATGTTCGCGTACATGAACGGGCGCGACGAGGCGAGGGTGGAGGGCAAGTACAACGCCGGGCAGAAGGCCATGTACTGGTCGATGATCGTGATGGTGCTCGGGCTCCTCGTGACCGGGCTCTTCATCTGGAGGCCCTACATCGCCCCGGCGGTGCCGCTCACCGGCCGGCAGATCGCGGTGGTCCTCCACGCGATCTTCGGCTTCATCATGTTCGTCGGCATCGGCATCCACATCTACGCCGCCATCTGGACGCGTGGCTCGATGCGGGCCATGACGCAGGGCTGGGTGACGCGCCGCTGGGCGCGCTATCACCACCCCGGCTGGTACGAGCGGCACGCGCCCAAGGAGCCGGTGCGTTGA
- the fdhE gene encoding formate dehydrogenase accessory protein FdhE, whose translation MSHPELPITPGDVPPPLRLPEARLLFRGRAERLEALAEGHAAGEWLRFLARLARGQDRAVREVAAAPPPRAEGGPPLAGALARRDPSWRDALRVVLAVAKDGALPGAAAAAIARLEGASPEALEALADEVVGGAPADLAAAPFVGAALQAHLARLAGGVSPTAVAPAGAMCPVCGGTPVASVVLGDARVRYIVCGLCGAEWHLPRAQCALCRQSGKLSYLEIEGGPPGVSAEACAGCHAYLKVVDLAEAHGADAVADDAATLVLDLLVGERGFLRAGMNPLAPAGERT comes from the coding sequence TTGAGCCATCCGGAGCTGCCGATCACCCCGGGTGACGTCCCGCCCCCGCTCCGGCTGCCCGAGGCGAGGCTCCTCTTCCGCGGCCGGGCCGAGCGGCTGGAGGCCCTCGCGGAGGGCCACGCCGCGGGCGAGTGGCTGCGCTTCCTGGCCCGGCTCGCCCGCGGCCAGGATCGCGCCGTGCGCGAGGTGGCCGCGGCGCCGCCGCCGCGAGCCGAGGGAGGGCCTCCTCTCGCGGGCGCGCTCGCGCGTCGCGACCCCTCCTGGCGTGACGCCCTGCGGGTGGTGCTCGCCGTGGCGAAGGACGGCGCGCTCCCCGGCGCGGCAGCCGCGGCCATCGCGCGCCTCGAGGGCGCCTCCCCCGAGGCGCTCGAGGCGCTCGCGGACGAGGTGGTGGGCGGCGCGCCGGCCGACCTCGCCGCCGCGCCGTTCGTGGGCGCGGCGCTCCAGGCCCACCTCGCGCGGCTCGCCGGCGGCGTCTCTCCCACGGCGGTCGCGCCGGCGGGGGCGATGTGCCCGGTCTGCGGCGGGACTCCCGTCGCGAGCGTGGTCCTGGGCGACGCGCGGGTGCGCTACATCGTGTGCGGGCTCTGCGGCGCGGAGTGGCACCTCCCGCGCGCGCAGTGCGCGCTGTGCCGCCAGTCGGGAAAGCTCTCCTACCTGGAGATCGAGGGCGGGCCGCCGGGCGTCAGCGCCGAGGCCTGCGCGGGTTGCCACGCGTACCTCAAGGTGGTCGATCTCGCCGAGGCCCACGGCGCCGACGCGGTGGCCGACGACGCGGCGACGCTCGTGCTCGATCTGCTCGTGGGCGAGCGCGGGTTCCTGCGCGCCGGGATGAACCCGCTCGCACCCGCGGGCGAGCGGACCTGA